The DNA window TTACTAGCTGTAAGAATAAGATGTCTCTTCAGAAGTCTGCTCCTTGTTTAGGGAGTGTATAGAAATTAAAAAGGTGAACGAAAATGTTTGTTCTTCTCTTCagcaataaaagaaataaaagttacAAATGTCATGTGGTAGGAAGAGAAGATGCAGACAAAGAGGGGGAAATAAAGTAGGAGCAAAGCAGATGGCACATGCGATAGGAGGTTGTTCCAAAGGGGAGAGGCAGGACTTTGTATACTgataagaaattattttattgtgttgcaTTGTGATATGAGTATACCAGAATGCCAGCAGCAAAAATTGCAGTTTGCAACAGCCTTCTTTACCGGCCTGAAGCAGGAAACCAACTCCAACTCCACAAAGGCTGTAAATCAAGTCGTTTTCACTGCAGCGTAAACTTAAAGGATCGTTCCTTGCTTTGATTGACTGCGAGCTTTTCTTTAGCTGTGTTCACAGTTACTTGATTTTGGCTGTTTAACTATGATGTCCAGTACAAATGAGCAGTAATCCAGTAATATAGGGTTGTTCTTACAAAGGCGCtgttcatttattaaagtaCAGTTCATGAAAAAAAGTCTTGAGCATTTTTATATTGTTGTCACGTGAGGCAGAGCGGCAGGCGggatgtggacccaaatgcaggactctggaggcaAAACTCAGAAAGGCAGCAGAAAGGCTCTACATGACTAAATACTCTGACTGACCAGGATTTTCTaggaaacaccaaacagagCTACACACTGCCTAAGAGGGGACGAGGGAGGAAATGACAAGGCACCGAAGACagctgagggcttaaatacacacacagggtAATCAGGGAGAAAGGGACGGAAAACaggacacaggtgaacagaatcaaacTAACGAGGCacggggaagcaaaactaaacacagagcacacgAGACGAGAGCAAGCAACATAAATCAGGGAGTGGCTGAACCCGAcagacagaaacgcagacttgacactgAAGGAAACCACGACCACATAATGGAAACTAAATACTCAAAAGTGAAACAATAaggaaaaattcaaaactgcaaatcTACTGAAAGTCTAAAAAGCAAACTTtgaaacacaacagaagaaTGTAACAATATCTGAATCTGATTGCgagaaaaaatatatagataCATATTTCACAGGGTGAAATATCATAAAAGATAAGAATAGGTGTAATCCGATGCAGTGAGATCAGTGTGAGACACTGTAGGAATAAAAAAGTCATAATAAAATACAGTGGCATGCAGAGAACTCTTTTAAAAGCCCTAAGCTGATGTTCACATATGCACAGTGTAACATCTGAAGTCTTGAATCTCTACGGTTTTTAATTGAGCAGCAGTTTCAGACTTTATTTTGGCCATAAATTATTCAAAACTTTATTAACAaggtttaaaaattaaattctgTGACATCAGGAAGCATCAAGCCCGTATAAAGATGACAGATTACAACCTGATTTCTATCATTGTGCTTTAATAACATGACATAAATGATTTACAGGACATCTATTAAGCCCTTTGGTAATTAATACTCACcgattcttcttcttcctcacagTGATGGAGATCAACAAACTGATAGAGATGGAGATGCTGGAGGATGCTCATCTGAACCTGCTCGCCCTGCGGCAGGAGTTTCAGCAGCAGTGGGAGCAATGTCCCGAGGACTCAACTATGGAGCTGGCCAAGAAGGAAAAAGACCTCAACCTCCTCTATAAAGACCTGAGGAAAAAGATCAGTGAAATAGTGCGTGACTCCAACTCGGTGCTCCTTCTCCCTGTGGCCCGCATCatccaggaggaggagaagagagcAGGAGAACCAGGAGCGTTGCCAGACAGCTGGATGGAGGCCTGGAGGGAGTCAGTTTGTGCGGGTGTGCAGGTGAAGGTGAAGAGTATTCACCTGGATGGAAGAGAGCAGAACTCCTCCTGGTTAGCAGTTCATCTGGGTCTTTTGGGTAAAGCCATAGTGGAGGACCTGGAGAATGTCAAGCTGGAGCTGCGGTGGTCCTACCCACCCAGCTTTAAAGTCTTCAGCACCTACGTGAGAGGTTACAACACAGTCGTTGCGCAGCACCTGAAGAAGCTGGAGCAGCAGGTGACGGAGCTGAAGGATTTGTACGTTCTGCTGGACTGGATCATCAACAAATACAAGAGGTAGATTAATTTCTTCAAGAACGCCTCTGAAAGCAGTTTCCTTTCCAGCTAAAACATTACACAAATGGATGGACACAAACCTAAATGAAGTCTTTTAATTTGAGCTCACTTTTTAGAATTATGCCTTTATGTTATTtgctatttattattatttatttttatttattgtcctGCGATGACAGAAAACTGCCACGCAAGGCTGAATTGTTGTGCTTTGGTGATTTGTGGAGAGCAGTTGCTACACAAAAAATGACCCATTTGTCAAGGTAACCCAGGAGTTTCAAACATGATGCGGCTCAAAGCACGAGAGAAAGCTACTAATTTAATGCGGCGATAGTATTATTCTGCCACGCTTTATATCTGAGGTTAAAAGGCTTCCAAATGCCCCTCTCCGGCCCCAACTCTATCACTCTTTCCACCTCCCACACAAAGGCAGCATAAAATACAGAGAAGGAACAGAGTAGGCGGGGTCATCGCACCACGATCCCACGAAACGACAAGCATAGCAATGCAGGTACTTATTGTTATAtagttttatattgtaatttcGTctgatgccattttttttaGACTTCTAACTATAATCTCTGATGCCTTAAAACTTCTAAAGCATTCAGTCCTGACTGTTTGAACTGGACGTCGGTCATTAGTCAAGAGCTTGTTGGAAACAGAGTTTGCTGAAAGCAGCTACAAACTTGAATACCTCGTAAacaatcattatacaacaactTAGCCAGTCACACACTGTTCTGCAGGGAAAGGCTCTGTTGCAAGGTTGGATTCTAGTTGTAGTCACTTTTTAAGGACAAGTAGCAGAAGTTGTCAgatatttacacacatttacCAGGTTCAGTATGTACAGAACCCATCACACTACAAATGAGAGGATCCGTTTTTAACGCGTTacacattaaaatgattttaaatgtcCTGATTGATACCACTGAGCCGGGGGGAATCAGCAGCATTACGTCTGGCTCAGGTTTGAAAACTATAAAAGTGCAACAAAGTTGTGCTGTTGCCTTCGAAAGCTGTGGGTGTTTGTCAGGCAGAGAAGGTCAGAGAAACTCAGCACTACAAGTCTGCATATTTCAGTAACTCCgcctctgctgctgtggtttaGGCCATTCTTTATAGCTTCTTATGAGTTCAAGTAAACGTGGTGATCTTCCTGTTTAACACAAGAGATGTCAGGAGTTGCTGCATCAAGTGTGGATAGAATATACACAGAATATAGAACATGTATTGTAATGATCATACAGCCCTCTGCATACCTGCAGTTAAATGTCATATATTGGAAAATATATAATTCATGGGaaaggaaagagagacagatgCCATACGATAAAAATCCTCAGGCAGACTTTTTTGGGAACGTAATGTATTATGCAAACATTACTGCTTTTTGCTGGCACAccaaaagaaaagtgaaaagtaTGTCTGCATATCATCTTGCAGcgtttttaaaataatctcaAACATACAGAGGGAATACATCGACAGTCACATCCTTACTGCCCACACATGGCGTGTTCACACATGGCGCAGACAGAGATGTTTTATTAATACACAAAAGCAGGAGCGCAGCTTCGGAGTGAGCGTGAGTGAGGTAGGCAGCGCTGACATTATTTGTTGAATCAGGGCACGGCAAACCAAAAAAACTGTGCTCAAAACAACATTTGGGAGaccaaaaataaacagctgatcTGATAAAAAAGAAGCACAACACTCTCTTGAggccaaaatggaaaaaataaaatcaggtcatgaccacatttttcacagattatgtAAAATAGAATCCTTTTTTTATAAAGCATATCGTGCACAGGCTCTAATGTAACAGGCTTTTCATAAAACAAATGCAACTTTACTTTGAAATGAACTCATTCATTATTGTACTGCAGTTCACAAAAGACTGCAATTGGATTTCAttggtgttatataaaaatattgttttctttCATACAACATCACAAAGGTCGTATGATAAAGTCTTTTGGCCAGCTAACTGTGGCAGTGCCATAAAGTGAACTGCATCTTGTTTCACTCCCAACAGTGAGAGGGTCATGGGAAGTCTCTCTCTGCAGCCAGACATGCAAGATGAAAACACTGATCTGCAGCTTGAGAAAGACTTCCTGGAACAACTGAAAGAGAAATACTGCTGCAGAATGAAGGTGAGGAGCTCACCGTGCTGTAGTGTTCACAAAAGACAcggtttttaaatgtgtttcttaTCAGatcaagcacaaacacacacacacacacacacacacacacacacacacacacacacacacacacacacacacacacaaagcaagcGTAGTAGTAGTCAAGCAGTTTCTTTAAAATCATCCAAGTTGCTAACTTATTCATGTATGTTAGATGGTTAATACTTTTTGTAGACTTTTATTCTACCTCTGCTCTACAGAATAGTAGAACAAAAgcctttgatttattttgttgaaGCACATTAACTGAAGCACATCAAACACATTGAGATTGTAGTAAAACAGCTTCACATGTAACCGAGCACATTAGAAGTGAAGGGCTGCCTTTAACAattgttaatatttaatgttatGTATTCACCAAGCACAACCCATGTTCACTTTACTATCATATGAGGAAAATAAGGAAAGGTTGCACTCAGTAAATGTTTGACTAATGGTTTCAACTCTAATATAGCAACTGGTTTTCAGCAGATGTGTTGCCACATGCTGCTGAGACACTCATTTTATGTGCACTTTAATGCTGACTTCCGCTCTGCTTGGCTCTTGCTGAAGGAGAAACTGAGGTCTATACTGGGCAGTGTCATTCAGCTTGAAAATGAAGAGGTGTGGAGGGACGGCAAGGCTCCCAGAATGGAGGACAACTTCCCGATTTCTTCATTTCCCATTGACATCTCGACGGTAATCGCGGAGATATTGCATAATGCACATGCACATAATAGATACATGCTAAAAACATCAAACCTGTCAGTTAAAGGGCCCACATACATTACAGATATACTCTGATCATATTCTATTTTTATTAAtgcaactgtttttgtttttatttatttaaataatctaTGTCATTAGATAAATCTgataaaagatgtttttgttatacttgttttaattgttgcttttgtattcttttttttatttttatttgtgatgATTTCTACTCtgatagatttatttttatccacCATGGTGCACTGCAGGGATTTCACCACATGGTGGCAGCACAGAACTCCCTGTTTTCTTCACCATTGTTCATTCTTCACTGCTCTGCgctctctgtttcttttctcaACAGAACGTGAAATCATTTGtgtcaaactctctaaaaatTGATGCCCAGCTGGAAGTGAAAGTGGTTTCTTCCTGCCTCGAGGAGTTGAAACAGTTCCCAAATAGGTATCGGGACACAGAGACGCCTGTTGTCACACACATACTTGCCACAAACGTTCACCTTTCCACAACACATCATATCGCAGATATTTAACAGGCCAGGTTACCAACAGCATCTCAGAGAGAAGGGCTTTCACTCCATCTTCTTTAAAAGCAGCCCAAAAACCAGAAGCAAGCTGATTTTACTCTTATTAGCTACCAAATAAATTGCAATGATGACACAGTGCAATCTAAAGATAATTTGTGTGACTGAGCACATGCATTAAAGAAACCCACAAAGATATAGAAGGTTTTCTATTTTATACCGGACAGATTACAATGACATTAGCGCAGATATCCATGTGTCTGTTCATGTCTGTGATCAgtggtgttgtttttaaagcactgaAGTAGCAGCAGCTCATGCAGGCACTGAAATGTCATTTTCATAAtggcattaattttttttttctggatttttggttgatattctgtctctatattaaaataaaactaccataaaaattagagcctgttcatttctttgtaagtgagcaaacttacacaTTCGTCagaggatcaaataattatttctcccACTGTATGTGTGGCAGGGGTGGGGTCAAAGCAAAGATAACAGGGCCAGGccaaaaaatctaaaaaaacacCCAGTGAAAACAACCGTATTTAAAACAGTGATAAAGAAGAACGACGGGGAAGATGATGGCACTCCCAAcccacccaaaaaaacaaacaaacaaaaaacaggatgcTGACCTTTGTGCAATAACCACGCAGTTGTGAGATCTTCGTGTTGAGTAATATAAGAACATTTCCCTCAACTGGTCATGATTGCTGAGACAGTCTTCTGAGGATCATGTGCTTGTCCTCCCCTCCCCTATCTTGCCCTGCAGATATCCTAATCAGTGCAGCCAAAATATAGCAGGAAAAAGGAAACACAACATTATCCAAAAAGTATGATATGCCAGAAATAACCGGTCAAAAACAGATAACAAGATAACAAACAGTAATGACTGAGCAGTTAAGGAAATGGCGCATCTATCTTAAACTTGATTTGTTGTTGAAATGTAATTTCTCTTGATTTCCAGCCAGACTTTCCACTCGATTCACGCTGATGTTACTTTATCAGCAAGTTTCCCACACAAAATGTGGGAAAGCCTTTTATTAGGGAGGTGATGTGTGCACAGAAACACTGTGATGCTGAAACAGAAAAGGCCTTCCCCAGCTTGTAGCTGTAAAGTTGATGGAAACATCTCTGCATACTGCAGATTTATGATTTCTCAACTGTATGCAAATTCCCATAGTGTGTTTTTGATCATGCGTGACGACCTTTACTCTCTAAACAACTTTGTTTAAGGTTGCTGGCGATACATAACTCTTTGCACATTTccactttttaaaacaacacTTTTTATGTATTGATTCTTTTATATCTACcactttttcttgttgttttgcttCCTATAAACTCTTGAAGGGGATGGTGGATTAACTTTGCTTTACGTCATGAAATGTGACGGCATTTATGAAATCCTTTTACTTTGAGTAGAAGTTGAATTCTGCCTGCCTCCTCCGCTGAGTgaaacttcttcttcttctctgcaggTTCCAAACAGAGTTCGGCCATTTTTGCAGCACTCACCAGCGGCAGCCTGTGTGGACAGAGTATCAGATTACAtacatcaacagctttgcttctTTACAGTAAGTCACATGACTTCCTGAAAATACCCATGAATACCCTGCCAGAGTTAGCTTGCCCTGACATCAAATGCCAGGCAGCCTCCCCCAAAAAAACATCTGTCACCACATTCATCCTGTGAGGATCTCTGTGATATTTACTGGGTGCTTTGTGTTTAAGAAACAGAAGCAAGAGAATGGCTTTATACATTATGAGCAATTAAAAATAAGTGATTTAAAGATGCACCAAATGCAGTTTTCAGTCCCAGTTATTCGATAAAAAGCGTGCAAACCCAAAGAGAATGAAAGGTTACTTTCATTGCAGTTTatttcaggaaaataaaaactgtgccAGCAGATTCTGAGACTACAGCATCCATCCTCTGAGGGGACTAAATGTGTGCACTGTTCATCTGAAGgagctgctttgtttttatagcttaaacagagcagctgctgtttttttttttatgcttcattTAAGTCTGTGAAATGAATGGAATGAAAGCgtggtaacattttttttttttttttcgtccaCTCAGACATTTAGTAGGACGCTCGACGTGTTACATTCCCTAAAAAATCAAATGCAGAAAAGACGTGGCTGAGTAATGTGTACAGTGTACAGATCTGAGCAGAAGTTAATGATTAGCTTCTGTTTGGATGATTCACCTCTCAGGTATTTAGAGCTGACATCTGTCTGCTTGGAGACATGCTCGTGTGTGTTCATACAGAAGAGAGTGAGGGGAGAGTTTTCTGCAGGCTTGGAGTTGTTTGGCTGACACAGTAGAGGCTGTTATACAGCGCAATAAAAGGAGATCTTTTCACTCAGCGATATAATGAAAGCCTTTGAGATTGCGTCACCTCACGTGATTTCAAGGAAGCTCTGCtccgagtgtgaagcagtgcTGCTTTATAAATCAGGCAAAAGCGAAAGTACTGTGTGCACACCAGCTGCCTCTGTCACTCGCTGCAGAGGGTTAATGCAGCTCATTCAGTGACATTTATTCATGTTGCCAACAGCTTGTATTTATGGCTGCAGGTTCAGTGttccctttttatttttgactgCTTTGGACATTGCAAACAAACTGTGAGCCGGGTTAATATCAGTGAAGAGCAGCCTGTGATATTTTACATTGCAGACTCTCATTTAGTAATACACAGTTGGGCTCAGCAAGCATTagtctgctttttttaaaaagtctaaaaGTCTACATAATAACTACCATTTTAtaataaggggaaaaaagacaaaaacaaaataatatataagaattatatattattgttggGTCTCTTTTGGTGGGAATTGTTCacaaattacacaaagtcaaGCTCAGCCTTGATCCCAGCACACCCACTGAGTcaccacaaacagcagcaaatctgttCAGCCTATTTATGCTGACAAATTTCACTAAAATGCCAGACTTAGTCTCTagatttttagtttagtttaattttgtAACTACACAatattgtttcagttcattttctttaaaaaaaaaaatgctagtttttatttttatttcagttaactaaatgtatttcatgcccagttttggtttttggttttgcttAGCTGACCTTTGTGTGACTTAATGAATGTCATGTATCTTGTTGATGCCCACTCTGGTCTGTGCTGGGCTCATTCTTCTGCTCTCCCTGCCTACATCTGTCCATATATGCACATGGAAGGGCTGGGAAGTGGAATAGATATGATGCTGAAGGCTGCCTGGGAAATCCCATCAGGCCTTTTGTTATGTTTAAACTAGGAAAACCCTTCAGCTTTCCAGCTTCATAGCTTGATTGGCTTCACCaacatttttctgtctgtataAAGCAGtgccaaagaaaacacaaggaagTCTAGGAATATGCGAGGAAACTGGGACACATTAAGGGAAAGCATGCTGAGTCTCTGCCGTCAGTAAAGGTGTAAAAAATTAACTTCCATTGTATTGAATTTTCTGCAGGAAGTTCTGGAGATAGCTATTTGAAAactccacaaaaaaacaaacaaacaaacaaacaaacagtgaatGACAGTGATGGAAATATCATTCAAAATCTTGTTTGAGATAGTTTTAACTTCTTTAAATGCTCTTTTGCAGGTGCATATCCAAACATAGGGTTCATGCTGAGATGGATCTCCTATGGGTCCTTCTGCATCCCCATAGGTTATTTGAGAACAGCTTATTACAACCCAGTATGTGTCATCGTGACACTCTTTAGAGGGTGGGAGCCAAGAAAGGACTCTGGTGACATAGTTATGCAGTCTGCAGAGAGTGGAGGTTGGGGTGAATGgcagaaaaaaacaggagatCATATAAAAACTCACTGGGCTTTTATATTATTACTATCATTGTAATGATGATGGCAAATTGAAACCTGATCTTTCATTAAATCTAACCATGAAAGatctgtagctcagtaggtagagcaggtcacctactgatcggaaggtcagtggttcgaatcctggctactccaggctacatgccaatgtatccttgggcaagatacttaaccctaagttgctctccgaccgttctgtcggagtatgaatgtgtgtgaatgctagttaattaaaaaagcacttagcttaattaatgatggaagtgcttgtatgaatgggagtgcatgggtgaatgcaaaacaggttgtataagcgctttgagtgctctgattgagtagaaaagcgctatataagaactagtccatttaccaagtTAGTCTTGTGCCCTACCCAACCCAAACACAagatgaatggtaaatggactagttcttatatagcgcttttctactcagtcaaagcactcaaagcgcttatacaacacatttttttttacatttacccatgcactcccattcatacaagcacttccatgtttttactaagctaagagcttttaattaactaacattcacacacattcatactccgacggaacggtcggagagcaacttggggttaagtatcttgcccaaggatacattggcacgtagCGTGTTTGCGTgagttttctccgggtactccagtttcctctcacagtctgaatagatgcagttactgggtcacacaaacatgcaaattatttaaatgaatatcACAGAAATCACTATACAGCCTGATGGAGTTTTTTTGCTGTCCTATGTTTTCTCCTGCAGGAAATTCATGGAGGAGTACAAAAAAACCTGTGCAGGTGGGGTGAAAGGCTTTGAAGCAGAGGCAGAGCAGCTCATTCACTGGCTTATGCGAGGCCTGGAGGACCAATTTAAAGAGGATGTCAAGGTATGGTAGTCTAGTAAATCATATCCTGTAGAGTGATGGTGAAAGCGCAGTTccagttttcatttctttgcagGGTGCAAACATTTTCTGCCGTGGTTTCTAAAACGGGAACTGAAAAGAGGATGCTCCTTTCTTGATGTAATAGTCAAAAACCTAACTGAGATGCTTTGAGGaaagacagttaaaaaaatcacagaggATCAAATACAGGAGCAAAACAGAAGCAACTAAGACGCCACCTACTGGTTTCTGGGATATCCTTTTGAAGTTTTGACTTTCCAGGTAGTTAGTGCTAGCTAGTTAGTAAGGTGTGCCCATAATTCATAACTGTGATACTAGATGGTATAAAAATTTAGGTTAAAGGCACTCAAAGGAAAAACTActgattatttttgatttttttaatacaaacaaATGCAGAATAAAATGAGACATCACCCATCTGTCAGTCAAGCAGGTACACAAATGCATAAATTTAAGcattaatatactgtaaatgggTGGGTTATCAGTTAATTAATGGCCACAAGGAGGGATAAATTAGTTAAATTGACCAATTGTGTTTGTAAGGGTTGTTttctatttatgtatttatttcttttgcacCAGGCTGAAAActagtttatttttgttgtgaagTTGGGTGTTTTAGCCTTTGaggatttttcactttttcagccCCACTCATGTGGCCTTtagtggaaatgcagtttttggcagtgGCTTCAATTTTAAATCCCAGAGGTTGAGATGCTTTTAGCAGAAAATGTGGGACATTTAAACTGTGGTTATAACAATGACTGTCGACAAGAACCAGGATCAAAATCACCAGATGGACCTAACTCGACCTTGAGGTTTTACCTGCAACAATTCCAAGCAACAACAATTATCAGTTACAATGCAACAGTATCTTACTTGTAGAGggcaaataattaaatttaagtTCTTATCCTCCCATGCAATGTAAAGTGGGAGGATATTGTTGTCATATAGTCCATTTGTCTGTGAGCTTTTCCTTTCTAGTCTATAAACTCTGAAACCACAAGAAGATGAGCCTcgttctcatgcctgattggctcaGCCTactcatgtgatcatattgtgctgcgCGATCGGCTATACCTGCTTGACCATTACAGACTGAAATGAGAAAGCTGCAGTTCCCCATGTTTAGCAGCTGACCttggctgcagccttattgattaacCTGtaatgccaacttctgattggctgagcattgtctaacatgttggtcagggatgactcatggccataaatagtacagactatgactcatcattgagcaatattaaagcatacctactgctcagcaatattgctgatatatattacatttattttatattttcattaattacGAGAGTATGTCCCCATCGGTCATGGGTCTTGTTGAACACATTACTGAAGGAATAATAGACCCATAACAGtgaatggaaatcaaatttttttaaaaatctgcctAATAAA is part of the Archocentrus centrarchus isolate MPI-CPG fArcCen1 chromosome 22, fArcCen1, whole genome shotgun sequence genome and encodes:
- the exoc3l4 gene encoding exocyst complex component 3-like protein 4 is translated as MSQMKDKFPETPNNHRVSLKSNGSIKSVEKMSTDEDGVKVGMLQTLRKSFRRAAEKSPLSSGVKGLKVTSKSDTAGNESDSVASPPPKSPSLSADSPTDSLRNIEKKEDDTNMSKFGSLMKRGASLRQSLKMVTKKDSDKTSNKDVLVAVSQGSVEDKKEEQEVLREEIEEDYILPDIPLTPLSVMEINKLIEMEMLEDAHLNLLALRQEFQQQWEQCPEDSTMELAKKEKDLNLLYKDLRKKISEIVRDSNSVLLLPVARIIQEEEKRAGEPGALPDSWMEAWRESVCAGVQVKVKSIHLDGREQNSSWLAVHLGLLGKAIVEDLENVKLELRWSYPPSFKVFSTYVRGYNTVVAQHLKKLEQQVTELKDLYVLLDWIINKYKSERVMGSLSLQPDMQDENTDLQLEKDFLEQLKEKYCCRMKEKLRSILGSVIQLENEEVWRDGKAPRMEDNFPISSFPIDISTNVKSFVSNSLKIDAQLEVKVVSSCLEELKQFPNRFQTEFGHFCSTHQRQPVWTEYQITYINSFASLQKFMEEYKKTCAGGVKGFEAEAEQLIHWLMRGLEDQFKEDVKPYLRRMMTRKWLTNNDDFDHLYKRTEQLSQHCGLMMPPHAKEFASKLHCHVAIEYIGQLMKSNYSCKNRKHEKAATKIRQQWNKLRDLFEDMKSTNEWLNPVGDDLSNIIGQKNKTDIKNHLQPLINHYPDFSKKHLVAVLYFRGLMRGHEHQLILQRLTILKKEMNTSSSDRNRDLFSKMQVTVNSNCLSNLPFSCFSFMMPDN